In Bacillus thuringiensis, the DNA window TTGGTTGTGCACGTCCAAGCAGTTAGGCTGATAAGTAGGCAAATCCGCTTATCGTGAAGGCTGAGCTGTGATGGGGAAGCTCCTTATGGAGCGAAGTCTTTGATTCCCCGCTGCCAAGAAAAGCTTCTAGCGAGATAAAAGGTGCCTGTACCGCAAACCGACACAGGTAGGCGAGGAGAGAATCCTAAGGTGTGCGAGAGAACTCTGGTTAAGGAACTCGGCAAAATGACCCCGTAACTTCGGGAGAAGGGGTGCTTTCTTAACGGAAAGCCGCAGTGAATAGGCCCAAGCGACTGTTTAGCAAAAACACAGGTCTCTGCGAAGCCGTAAGGCGAAGTATAGGGGCTGACACCTGCCCGGTGCTGGAAGGTTAAGGAGAGGGGTTAGCGTAAGCGAAGCTCTGAACTGAAGCCCCAGTAAACGGCGGCCGTAACTATAACGGTCCTAAGGTAGCGAAATTCCTTGTCGGGTAAGTTCCGACCCGCACGAAAGGTGTAACGATTTGGGCACTGTCTCAACCAGAGACTCGGTGAAATTATAGTACCTGTGAAGATGCAGGTTACCCGCGACAGGACGGAAAGACCCCGTGGAGCTTTACTGTAGCCTGATATTGAATTTTGGTACAGTTTGTACAGGATAGGCGGGAGCCATTGAAACCGGAGCGCTAGCTTCGGTGGAGGCGCTGGTGGGATACCGCCCTGACTGTATTGAAATTCTAACCTACGGGTCTTATCGACCCGGGAGACAGTGTCAGGTGGGCAGTTTGACTGGGGCGGTCGCCTCCTAAAGTGTAACGGAGGCGCCCAAAGGTTCCCTCAGAATGGTTGGAAATCATTCGTAGAGTGCAAAGGCATAAGGGAGCTTGACTGCGAGACCTACAAGTCGAGCAGGGACGAAAGTCGGGCTTAGTGATCCGGTGGTTCCGCATGGAAGGGCCATCGCTCAACGGATAAAAGCTACCCCGGGGATAACAGGCTTATCTCCCCCAAGAGTCCACATCGACGGGGAGGTTTGGCACCTCGATGTCGGCTCATCGCATCCTGGGGCTGTAGTCGGTCCCAAGGGTTGGGCTGTTCGCCCATTAAAGCGGTACGCGAGCTGGGTTCAGAACGTCGTGAGACAGTTCGGTCCCTATCCGTCGTGGGCGTAGGAAATTTGAGAGGAGCTGTCCTTAGTACGAGAGGACCGGGATGGACGCACCGCTGGTGTACCAGTTGTTCTGCCAAGGGCATAGCTGGGTAGCTATGTGCGGAAGGGATAAGTGCTGAAAGCATCTAAGCATGAAGCCCCCTCAAGATGAGATTTCCCATAGCGTAAGCTAGTAAGATCCCTGAAAGATGATCAGGTTGATAGGTTCGAGGTGGAAGCATGGTGACATGTGGAGCTGACGAATACTAATAGATCGAGGACTTAACCATATAATATGTAGCAATGTTATCTAGTTTTGAAGGAATATGCCTTCATAGTTTGGTGATGATGGCAGAGAGGTCACACCCGTTCCCATACCGAACACGGAAGTTAAGCTCTCTAGCGCCGATGGTAGTTGGGACCTTGTCCCTGTGAGAGTAGGACGTCGCCAAGCAATTAAAAACACAAGTCTTTTGACTTGTGTTTTTTTTTATTTCCCATGAAATAGGCTCGGTTCTGTTAGTAAAAAAGACGAAATATAGTAAGGGATTTTTTGAGCAGAAATAGTAAGAAATTGATAAATAAATGGATAATCTTCAGAGCCATAGCTCCCAAGTAAATCATACCACCAATCTGTTTCGTATCTAGAAATCATACTTAAATTGTAGAGCAATAAATAATGAACAAGAAGTTCAGGTAATACTGGCTTAGGATTTCTCGGGTCAGTTGGAATTGGTAAGTAATAAGTATCAGCAAGATATTCGTAGTATAAGGGCGTACTATATATAGGGTTCCACGACTGGATAGGAGCTGTAAAAAGCAAATTCGATCCGCTCGTTTTCCCGGAGACATGTTGTATGGATAAATGCTTACAAATTGATTCAATGTAACGTGAAAATCTTTCTGAAGTCATATGAAGTCGATCTAGTATGTTGGCCGAAAAGGAAAGTTCATTTGTGTTTTTTGAATCAATTTTATATAAAGTGCCCCCTCTTTGACTATAGCGGAATAAATTTTGTAATTCGGGAATATTTCCCATTAAATCTAGCATGTTAAACTTCTCTGCTTCTAAGTGTTTCATGTGAAACAGCTGTTCTGCAACATGAGTAAATAATCCATTTTTTTGCACCTTCACCTCATCTTCTAAAAATTGATACCCCTGTTTTTTTCGTTTGCGAGTCGTAACACCATGAGCTAAAACAGTAGTGGATTCTGGATAGTTAGGATCAATAGTTAGTAAGCAGGCTTTAAAAAGTTGACTCATTCCATAAAACAATAACATTGGCTGAATCGAAAAGGGGGCTACCTTATATAATTCATAATAATTTTTCCCGTGTTCTAAGTAATAAATAAAGGGATAACAATTTTCAAAACTTTTTTTTTCAGCATCTTGTATGGAGGATTTTTCATAGCAACGGGCAAGATAACGTTGTACATTTTGAGATGAAAAGAAGAAACTTAATTGCTGCCAAGTGCAATGTGTTTGATGCATATATTACGCTCCTTTTATTGTCTAAAAATTCTAACATATATATACGTCCTTGACAGTATTTTAACCAATTGATAAGCTACTAATAATAATTTCTGGTATCATGGGGGGAACAATTATGTGGGAATCTAAATTTGTTAAAGAAGGTTTGACTTTTGATGACGTATTACTTGTACCAGCAAAGTCAGATGTACTACCAAGAGAAGTAAGTGTTAAAACAGTTTTATCTGAAAGCTTACAGTTAAATATCCCGTTAATTAGTGCAGGAATGGATACAGTAACAGAAGCTGATATGGCTATTGCAATGGCTCGTCAAGGCGGTTTAGGAATTATTCATAAAAACATGTCTATCGAACAACAAGCGGAGCAAGTTGATAAAGTAAAACGTTCTGAAAGTGGCGTTATTTCAGATCCTTTCTTTTTAACTCCAGAACATCAAGTATATGATGCAGAGCATCTTATGGGAAAATACCGTATCTCAGGTGTACCGGTTGTAAATAATTTAGACGAGCGAAAATTAGTTGGTATTATTACAAACCGTGATATGCGTTTTATCCAAGACTACTCAATCAAAATTTCCGACGTAATGACAAAAGAAAAGCTAATTACAGCTCCAGTTGGTACAACGCTGGAAGAAGCTGAAAAGATCCTACAAAAGTACAAGATTGAAAAACTCCCTCTCGTTGATAACAACGGTGTATTACAAGGGCTTATTACAATAAAAGATATCGAAAAAGTAATTGAATTCCCAAATTCTGCGAAGGATAAGCAAGGACGCTTATTAGTTGGAGCAGCGGTTGGTGTAACGGCTGATGCTATGCTTCGTATCGACGCATTAGTAAAAGCTAGCGTAGATGCAATCGTACTTGATACAGCTCATGGACATTCTCAAGGTGTTATTGATAAAGTAAAAGAAGTTCGTGCGAAATATCCAGCACTAAATATTATCGCTGGAAATGTTGCTACTGCTGAAGCAACGAAAGCATTAATTGAAGCGGGTGCAAACGTAGTTAAAGTTGGTATTGGACCAGGCTCTATCTGTACAACACGCGTTGTAGCTGGCGTTGGTGTACCACAATTAACAGCAGTTTATGATTGTGCAACAGAAGCTCGTAAACACGGTATTCCAGTTATTGCTGATGGTGGTGTTAAGTACTCTGGTGACATGGTAAAAGCTTTAGCAGCAGGGGCACACGTTGTTATGCTAGGTAGTATGTTTGCTGGTGTTGCTGAAAGCCCTGGAGAAACTGAAATTTACCAAGGTCGTCAATTTAAAGTATATCGTGGTATGGGTTCTGTCGGAGCAATGGAAAAAGGAAGTAAAGATCGTTACTTCCAAGAAGGAAATAAAAAACTTGTTCCAGAAGGTATTGAAGGCCGAGTGCCATATAAAGGACCTTTAGCAGATACAGTTCATCAATTGGTTGGTGGATTACGTGCCGGTATGGGATATTGCGGAGCACAAGATTTAGAATTCTTACGTGAGAATGCACAATTCATTCGTATGTCAGGTGCTGGTTTACGTGAAAGTCACCCTCATCACGTACAAATTACAAAAGAGGCTCCAAACTACTCATTATAATGTCTGATATACAAATAGACGGAGATTTGATATCTCTGTCTATTTTTTTTTGATTATGTTAGAATAACGGTTATGTGAGTACATAGATATTGGGGGTAACAAACGTGAAAGGTATGTTTTGCAAAAGATTCATTGCTTTGGTAACAGTGCTTACACTAGCTTGTAGCATCTTTATACCATATAGCAATGCATCAGCTGAAACAGGAGCTGCTTTAAACATTGAAGCAGGTGCGGCAATTTTAGTTGAAGCGAATTCTGGGAAAATTGTATATCAAAAGAATGCAGATGAATTATTATCCATTGCTAGTATGACAAAGATGATGAGTGAATATTTAGTTCACGAAGCAGTGGATAAAGGAAAACTTAAGTGGGATCAAAAAGTTAAGGTTTCTGAATATGCATATAAGGTTTCACAAGATGCTTCCTTATCAAATGTTGCATTAGAGAATGGTGGCTCTTATACAGTAAAAGAGCTATACGAGGCAATGGCAATATTTTCCGCAAATGGTGCAACAATTGCATTAGCAGAAGCAATTGCAGGTAAAGAAGTAGACTTCGTAAAAATGATGAATGATAAATCGAAAGAACTAGGGTTGAAAAATTATAAATTTGTCAATTCTACAGGTTTAACGAATAAAGATTTAAAGGGAATGCATCCTGAAGGAACAACAGCGGATGAAGAAAATAAAATGTCTGCAAAGGATGTTGCAACTTTAGCACAACATTTAATTAAAGATTATCCAAAAGTGTTAGATACAGCAAAAATCCCGAAAAAAGAATTCCGTCCAGAAAAAGAGAAGTTTGCAATGTCGAACTGGAACTGGATGTTAAAGGGCTTAGTGAAAGAATATGATGGCGTAGATGGCCTGAAAACAGGCTCGACTCCAGAAGCAGGGGATTGCTTCACTGGTACGGTCGAAAGAAACGGAATGCGTTTTATTTCTGTAGTTATTAAAACAAGTTCTCATACAGCACGTTTTGATGAAACAAAGAAGCTATATGATTATGGATTTGCTAACTTTGAAATGAAGCAAATGTATAAAAAAGATTCTTCAGTAAAAGGACAAGAAACAGTACGAGTAGAAAATGCTAAAGATAAAGATGTAGCAGTTCAAACAAAACAAGCTGTTTCACTTCCAGTGCCAAAAGGAAGTAAAGATGTTTATAAAGCAGAATTAAAAGAAGCAAATAAGGGACAAGAAGCACCTATTAAAAAGGGAGCTGCACTTGGCAACATGGTAATCACACCAAAAGATGCGAATGATCCTGGATTTTTATCTGGTAAGTCATTACAAATAGATCTTGTAACAACATCTGCAGTAGAAGAAGCGAATTGGTTTACTCGCTCTATGCGCGGAATTGGTTCTTTCTTTAGTGGTATATGGAATAGTGCTGTTGATACAGTAAAAGGTTGGTTTTAAAAGCTCCTCATTGTAGGGGCTTTTTCTTATTCCTATTTTTCATACCGACTTTATGAAAAAGTAGTAGACAAGCATCTGATAGTTAGTGGTAGAATGTAAGAGTATTCTTAATTTTCGCCTTTAACGGGGAAAAGCAATTCACCTAGGGGGGTTTTTGTAACATGACAAATGTAACAGGGACAGAACGTGTAAAACGTGGAATGGCAGAAATGCAAAAAGGCGGCGTTATTATGGACGTAATTAACGCTGAACAAGCAAAAATTGCAGAAGAGGCAGGCGCAGTTGCCGTTATGGCATTAGAGCGTGTACCAGCAGATATTCGTGCAGCAGGTGGCGTTTCTCGTATGGCAGACCCAACAATCGTTGAAGAAGTTATGGGTGCGGTGTCAATTCCGGTTATGGCAAAATGCCGTATCGGTCACCTTGTAGAAGCACGTGTATTAGAATCATTAGGGGTAGACTATATCGATGAGAGTGAAGTATTAACTCCTGCCGATGAAGTATACCATTTAAATAAACGTGATTACACAGTTCCATTTGTATGTGGTTGCCGTGATATTGGAGAAGCAGCACGTCGTATTGCAGAAGGTGCATCTATGCTTCGTACAAAAGGTGAACCAGGAACAGGAAACATTGTAGAGGCAGTGCGTCATATGCGCCAAGTCAATGCAGAAATCCGTCAAGTTGCAAGTCTACGTGAAGATGAGTTAATGACATATGCAAAAAATACTGGTGCTCCTTATGAAGTACTACTTGAAATTAAACGCCTTGGTCGTTTGCCAGTTGTAAACTTCGCAGCAGGTGGTGTAGCAACACCAGCAGATGCAGCGTTAATGATGCAACTTGGTGCGGATGGTGTATTTGTTGGATCTGGTATCTTCAAATCAGAGAATCCAGAGAAATTTGCACGCGCAATCGTTGAAGCGACGACTCATTATGAGGATTACGAACTAATTGCAAGCCTTTCTAAGGGATTAGGTAATGCGATGAAAGGTATCGAAATTTCAACGTTATTACCAGAACAACGCATGCAAGAGCGTGGATGGTAATTGAAGGAGAACTTTAAAATGGTGAAAATCGGTGTACTAGGTCTTCAGGGTGCAGTTCGTGAGCATGTAAAATCAGTTGAAGCAAGTGGTGCAGAAGCTGTTGTTGTAAAGCGTATAGAGCAACTTGAAGAGATTGATGGTCTTATTTTACCAGGCGGTGAAAGCACAACAATGCGCCGTCTTATTGATAAGTATGCTTTCATGGAGCCACTTCGTACATTCGCGAAGTCTGGTAAACCAATGTTTGGTACATGTGCAGGTATGATTCTTCTTGCAAAAACACTTATTGGCTATGAAGAAGCACATATTGGTGCTATGGATATTACAGTAGAGCGCAATGCGTTCGGACGCCAAAAAGATAGCTTTGAAGTTGCACTTTCAATTAAAGGTGTAGGAGAAGAATTTATTGGTGTATTTATTCGTGCTCCGTATGTTGTAAATGTAGCTGATGATGTTGAAGTACTTTCCACACATGGTGATCGAATGGTAGCAGTAAAACAAAATCAGTTTTTAGCTGCTTCATTCCATCCAGAATTAACGGATGATCATCGTGTGACAGCATACTTTGTAGAAATGGTAAAAGAAGCGAAAATGAAAAAAGTTGTATAAGTAACTTGCAACTTGTATAAGATTATAGTAAATTGATGGTAACAATTTTATAAAATAAGCGTGTTGATAGGAAGTAGTAACAAATGCCGTTTCTTATAGAGAGTCGATGGTTGGTGGAAATCGATAGAAACAGTTTGTGAATCCATCCTGGAATGGAATGTGGAATATCTTTATGATTAGTAAACATTCCCGGTGAAGAGCCGTTATTTCTACTTGAGAGGAAGGCGGTAATGCTTTCAACTAGGGTGGCAACGCGGGTTAACTCCCGTCCCTTTATATAGGGACGGGAGTTTTTTGTGTTTTATAAAATAAAAGGAGGAGTATATAATGCTTGATATTAAATTTTTACGTACAAATTTTGAAGAAGTAAAAGCAAAGTTACAGCATAGAGGCGAAGATTTAACTGATTTTGGTCGTTTTGAAGAGCTGGATACGAGAAGAAGAGAATTACTTGTTCAAACAGAGGAATTAAAAAGTAAACGTAACGAAGTATCTCAACAAATCTCTGTATTGAAGCGCGAAAAGAAAGATGCAGAAGCTCTAATTCTAGAAATGCGTGAAGTTGGAGAGAAAGTAAAAGATCTTGATAATGAGCTTCGTACAGTTGAAGAAGATTTAGAAAGATTAATGTTATCTATTCCAAATATCCCTCATGAATCTGCTCCAGTTGGTGAAACAGAAGATGATAATGTAGTAGCGCGTACTTGGGGAGAAGTGAAAGAATTTGCTTATGAACCAAAACCACATTGGGATCTTGCTACAGATTTAGGGATTTTAGATTTTGAGCGTGCTGGGAAAGTAACGGGAAGCCGCTTTGTATTCTATAAAGGTGCTGGCGCGAGATTAGAGCGTGCTTTAATTAGCTTTATGCTGGATCTTCATACTGACGAGCATGGATACGAAGAAGTATTACCTCCGTATATGGTAAACCGTGCAAGTATGACAGGAACAGGACAACTTCCGAAATTTGAAGAAGATGCATTCCGCATTGAAAGTGAAGATTACTTCTTAATTCCAACAGCTGAAGTACCTGTAACGAACATGCACCGTGATGAAATCTTAAATAAAGATCAATTGCCTATACGATATGCTGCATTTAGCTCTTGTTTCCGTTCTGAAGCAGGTTCAGCTGGCCGTGATACACGTGGCTTAATTCGTCAGCATCAGTTCAATAAAGTAGAGCTTGTAAAATTCGTAAAACCAGAAGATTCTTATGAAGAGTTAGAAAAACTAACAAATGATGCAGAACGCGTGTTACAATTATTAGAGTTGCCATATCGCGTTATGAGCATGTGCACAGGCGATTTAGGATTTACAGCAGCGAAGAAATACGATATCGAAGTATGGATTCCAAGCTATGGCACATATCGTGAGATTTCTTCTTGTAGTAATTTTGAGGCTTTCCAAGCGAGACGTGCAAATATCCGTTTCCGTCGTGAGCCAAACGGAAAACCAGAACATGTTCATACATTAAATGGATCTGGTCTTGCAATTGGCCGTACGGTTGCAGCTATTTTAGAGAACTACCAACAAGAAGATGGTACAATTACAATTCCAGAAGTTCTTCGCCCTTATATGGGAGGAAAAGCAGTTATTAAGTAAATTTAAACATTCATCGGTATGAGTGATTGGTAATTATGAGCATTGTCAGTACTGAAATGTAGGAGGGGAAAGGTAAATTTCCCCTTTCCTCATAATTTATTTTAGTAGGGTTGACTAA includes these proteins:
- a CDS encoding YaaC family protein; its protein translation is MHQTHCTWQQLSFFFSSQNVQRYLARCYEKSSIQDAEKKSFENCYPFIYYLEHGKNYYELYKVAPFSIQPMLLFYGMSQLFKACLLTIDPNYPESTTVLAHGVTTRKRKKQGYQFLEDEVKVQKNGLFTHVAEQLFHMKHLEAEKFNMLDLMGNIPELQNLFRYSQRGGTLYKIDSKNTNELSFSANILDRLHMTSERFSRYIESICKHLSIQHVSGKTSGSNLLFTAPIQSWNPIYSTPLYYEYLADTYYLPIPTDPRNPKPVLPELLVHYLLLYNLSMISRYETDWWYDLLGSYGSEDYPFIYQFLTISAQKIPYYISSFLLTEPSLFHGK
- the guaB gene encoding IMP dehydrogenase; this encodes MWESKFVKEGLTFDDVLLVPAKSDVLPREVSVKTVLSESLQLNIPLISAGMDTVTEADMAIAMARQGGLGIIHKNMSIEQQAEQVDKVKRSESGVISDPFFLTPEHQVYDAEHLMGKYRISGVPVVNNLDERKLVGIITNRDMRFIQDYSIKISDVMTKEKLITAPVGTTLEEAEKILQKYKIEKLPLVDNNGVLQGLITIKDIEKVIEFPNSAKDKQGRLLVGAAVGVTADAMLRIDALVKASVDAIVLDTAHGHSQGVIDKVKEVRAKYPALNIIAGNVATAEATKALIEAGANVVKVGIGPGSICTTRVVAGVGVPQLTAVYDCATEARKHGIPVIADGGVKYSGDMVKALAAGAHVVMLGSMFAGVAESPGETEIYQGRQFKVYRGMGSVGAMEKGSKDRYFQEGNKKLVPEGIEGRVPYKGPLADTVHQLVGGLRAGMGYCGAQDLEFLRENAQFIRMSGAGLRESHPHHVQITKEAPNYSL
- the dacA gene encoding D-alanyl-D-alanine carboxypeptidase DacA; translated protein: MFCKRFIALVTVLTLACSIFIPYSNASAETGAALNIEAGAAILVEANSGKIVYQKNADELLSIASMTKMMSEYLVHEAVDKGKLKWDQKVKVSEYAYKVSQDASLSNVALENGGSYTVKELYEAMAIFSANGATIALAEAIAGKEVDFVKMMNDKSKELGLKNYKFVNSTGLTNKDLKGMHPEGTTADEENKMSAKDVATLAQHLIKDYPKVLDTAKIPKKEFRPEKEKFAMSNWNWMLKGLVKEYDGVDGLKTGSTPEAGDCFTGTVERNGMRFISVVIKTSSHTARFDETKKLYDYGFANFEMKQMYKKDSSVKGQETVRVENAKDKDVAVQTKQAVSLPVPKGSKDVYKAELKEANKGQEAPIKKGAALGNMVITPKDANDPGFLSGKSLQIDLVTTSAVEEANWFTRSMRGIGSFFSGIWNSAVDTVKGWF
- the pdxS gene encoding pyridoxal 5'-phosphate synthase lyase subunit PdxS, which gives rise to MTNVTGTERVKRGMAEMQKGGVIMDVINAEQAKIAEEAGAVAVMALERVPADIRAAGGVSRMADPTIVEEVMGAVSIPVMAKCRIGHLVEARVLESLGVDYIDESEVLTPADEVYHLNKRDYTVPFVCGCRDIGEAARRIAEGASMLRTKGEPGTGNIVEAVRHMRQVNAEIRQVASLREDELMTYAKNTGAPYEVLLEIKRLGRLPVVNFAAGGVATPADAALMMQLGADGVFVGSGIFKSENPEKFARAIVEATTHYEDYELIASLSKGLGNAMKGIEISTLLPEQRMQERGW
- the pdxT gene encoding pyridoxal 5'-phosphate synthase glutaminase subunit PdxT, coding for MVKIGVLGLQGAVREHVKSVEASGAEAVVVKRIEQLEEIDGLILPGGESTTMRRLIDKYAFMEPLRTFAKSGKPMFGTCAGMILLAKTLIGYEEAHIGAMDITVERNAFGRQKDSFEVALSIKGVGEEFIGVFIRAPYVVNVADDVEVLSTHGDRMVAVKQNQFLAASFHPELTDDHRVTAYFVEMVKEAKMKKVV
- the serS gene encoding serine--tRNA ligase, encoding MLDIKFLRTNFEEVKAKLQHRGEDLTDFGRFEELDTRRRELLVQTEELKSKRNEVSQQISVLKREKKDAEALILEMREVGEKVKDLDNELRTVEEDLERLMLSIPNIPHESAPVGETEDDNVVARTWGEVKEFAYEPKPHWDLATDLGILDFERAGKVTGSRFVFYKGAGARLERALISFMLDLHTDEHGYEEVLPPYMVNRASMTGTGQLPKFEEDAFRIESEDYFLIPTAEVPVTNMHRDEILNKDQLPIRYAAFSSCFRSEAGSAGRDTRGLIRQHQFNKVELVKFVKPEDSYEELEKLTNDAERVLQLLELPYRVMSMCTGDLGFTAAKKYDIEVWIPSYGTYREISSCSNFEAFQARRANIRFRREPNGKPEHVHTLNGSGLAIGRTVAAILENYQQEDGTITIPEVLRPYMGGKAVIK